TCTCGCAGGATGCCATTCGAACGAGTATTAACGAAGAGTTTACGCAAGTACAATATATTCTATCGTTCACTTTCGAAATTCTGcactatttcttttatcttagaCTTCGATTTTGCACCTTCGggaaactttgaaaatttatctccGCGAGTGTTGTGCATGCAACACCGCGGGACCACGAAtttagagtagagtcaccGTTATTCTAACGCTCGCGTGAGAGCGCGTTCGGGCGCTATTGGAGGTCCTACCGTagacttcgttttatttgctCATGCGATTCTTTGCTCACGCCGATCTCGCGAGAGTAGTATCCTCGTTAGCTCGTGGGTCCCCAGATGCAGCtacctccacgcggtgggacctgggtctgTAGTGCttgtaatatattgaaattcgGTATGAtacaagtactaccgggcgaatggctgcctATCTCGgttaaattacaaattatcttTGTTCTAATTAtaactaaatattaaaatacttgCATTTTCCATATCTGGTAATACtacaattatcttttttgcATTTATATCGCAGAACAAATGCGGCGCTGCGTCGTCGCAAATCACCGAGACAGATACACCACCATTGAAGAAGGTTATGAATGTGGACGAAAacgtgaaaatgaaaagtttgAATTTGAACCTGACTAACACTTTCCACTCTGATTCGAACTAATCCGATCGCTACGTTACGTGCGAGTGGGATATAACCTAACGAACTTACAGACCGATACGATAGACGCGCATGGCGACGACAGTGTTTCCCGCTCACGCTtttagttcatattttgtccgtACTTGTCGCTGAAGTTGCACACCCTTCGAGCGAGACGTGACGAGCAGCCTTAAACGTAAGAGAGTTTAGAAAATGGTGTAATCTCTTGAAACATTCTTATGACGCgccctcttttctttatgtttgTTATATCTAATCTCTCAAATGTAATGTAGCAATAGCATTGCTTACGTTAGATgatttctcttcatttctctcgtCGATCTTCCATAATCCTGATAATTGTTATTACGGTAATAAGTCGTTcaaaaatagttttatatacgatcgtaaaaaaataattggattataataattcattgccTTTGTAAATAGAGAGGACGAATTTATAAACATTCTATAACCATGATGTCTGCAAAAAGAATCAATTGTCCGATTTTTTATTGCGttcgacaaaaagaaaagtatttctaACCatcgtacacatatattttaaaagcaaATGCGCGCTTATGTAACGACGATGGTTGGACTACTTAATATCGCGtacattttcatcttttttattatacttcttATCACGGTGTATATATTACCTACAGATACGTACTAGATAACAAagttattgtttctttctatagGGAATAGTTAAGAAGAGTACTAATTTACTTCGCAATGCAAGTGTCAAGTCcatattttctaatcgtcGGTTCTGAAGATACGTGATATAAACAAATAGGGTTCGCTATTCCATTTTGGATCTGAATAAAATTgtgcgaagaaaataataatcaaatttgcGAGAGAATTAGCAAAATGTCAGAATCAACGAGTGGTCTACAACGTCTGTCCAATATACCTGACATAATGGATTTAGTTAGACTTCTTCGTCAAAATGGCGATAAAGTTTTAAGTGCATCGAGCAAACTATCCTTATCGACTACATTACTTTACAACTTAAATGAAGCGTTTTTATTGATCGTGGACGACGCGGAAGACTTAGAATCTTCCTTTCAAGTTTGCAATAGTTCCAAAATAGACTTATTCAGAGATCTGAAATTTTTACATGACTTTGTACAAAAAACAGTTGGTCTAAAACTGACTCATTACTCCGGCAATGCCAAAGTTCATATTGATATTACCAAATTTAGATGTTTGAAATACCTGGAGTTAAAAAAAGTTTGTATCGCTCTAGTGAAAGGAATACAAGGTATTAGAGGCCAGTTAGAAAGTATTACGTGCGCTGGAAGACAGGGTGTTACTACCGTAGCGCAATTATTAggtattatattgttatttgtatcaatgttatttatatgttattacattcctttttataattaaccggcgttatttttttttacagtgaCATGTGGTGGCGATGCTGGGGCAGGATTTGTATGGGGTTCTTTGAGGCATTTATCATTAGCTCATAATGCTCTTGAAAAATTAGATAGATCCTTTGAATTAACACCATGGCTACAAATATTAGATTTGAGTCATAATTTGCTAACAAGTGCAGCAGAGCTTGATTGTTTGCCTAAtctaaaatatgtaaatctcGGATATAACAAATTGGAAATGGTTCCTGCCTTTAATAAATCCGCGACGCATTCTCTTCAAATattagttttaaaaaataattacatcgaAGACATCAGTGGTATGTTTACcccatttttatattaattttatatgcaaCTCGagttataaaaacgaaatattttaataatatttctttttcttttttttttcctttttcttttcttttaattcaaaaaaatttttttcctgtaGGTTTACAAGGATTGGAATGTTTAACCGAGATAGATTTATCATTCAACTGCTTAACGGAACATTCTGTCTTGTGGCCTATTGAAAGAATGTCAGCATTGTTATGGATATCTTTAGAAGGAAATCCGTTGTCGTATCATCCAAAACATCGATTATTTTccataaaacattttcatccATGTTTGATCGATAATAAGGTAAactcttaaaaatttatgagaatatttttacgtaCAAATATAGTTATTCATGGAATAAGTACGAGTAAGTCAATCTTCGTTATAGTTTGTTTTAGATCATTGGCCTTTGTCAAAATCGGAAAAAATGCTTGTAGGAGACAATCGTGTCTTTcctattagaaatataaagtcTAGTGGGTCTAGAGAAAACTTTGTTTCTCTGTCAAATTCAGCTACTTCTGATAATACACTTTCATCTCTtgattcttctatttctcaaGATTTCCTGATCAAAAATCGGGGATCAGATATAAGTGCTAGAGTGgaaaaaagtttcataaaaaataaaaaaaagacgaacgtAAAGGAAGCTGTTATCGCGGAAGAAgatcatgaaaaaaaagattcaataaataaatcagaTGTATTATCCTCTTCGCATTtaggtaaaaatattaaattaaatcaaatgtGTATTTAAACTGTCATATTACTActtctataatatattgatctttatttttgaaaacatCAATGGAACACTTAGAGACcaagaaacaaatattagcATTACGAGAGAAATTTGGTGAAGTAAATTGGCTAAGCAGTCAAGCTGGAACCTTCGTTCAAGATATTATGGGTCTgcaatcatcatcatcatctacGATTAAATATCACGATGATACAAATTCAATATCATCTGAGGacaatattgatttaatatcctcgatagaaaataaagatttggATCATACGAATTCAGAAAATGTAACAAATCATATTGCCGTAAATTGTAAGGATAATGGAAATGCTGATAAAGTAGAAGAAATGCACGATAACGAAGAACTGAATAGTGAATTGATAACTCCTCTTGAAAATCCTGCTAATGCTTTGTTTGATCTCGAATtaggtattatttataaaatgtgtgtgtgtgtgtgttacttttaattatttaaaataataattatcattttatgcGTAGAGAAGGGTGATCTGTATTTAGTACAAAATAGGAAAAACTTGAATGAGAtggaagaattatttttagaattaacATCCGAGTAAGTATCCCATTTTATCtctcataaattatatttatgcatatataaaatcgtatcatttgacatttattaaattaaattgcagtgatatcaaagaaagagatactaTAActggaaaagtaaaatattcttGGTCAATTGCTTCTGTCCTGTCGTGTGTATTAGGAAGAGGTGAAACAAGTACGGTAGACATTATATTTGATACAAAACgtaaagataaacaaaatagaagatattttatagaattggAGGATGCAAAGGTAAGCATGGATTCCATTTTACTGTTGAATCATTAATTACTCATTCCGTAGCAtttacgttttaatatttgtattggtaatggttttctttttcctgtttcttttgCCTAATAGAAAATTGTGTCAACGATCAGCGAGAAAATGAGTGCACATCCTATATTgttaaaagtttataaatgtatgaaGTGTTCCACGCATTTCTCTCATGATGAAGAGTATGCAGCCATTACGTATACGTCTGCAACTGGTTTGTCACACAACTATGCTATAATAACATAGAAAGTTTTTTAAGACAGACttgtagaaataataaaagctaTATCTCTTTTAGCTATTAAACAATTGAAGTGTCCTACATGCGCAAGTACATTAGTTATAGAAACAAATGAATTGTCAGAAATGCATTCTGAAAATGAAGCCACTTCTGtacataataacaaatatatggAAATGCCTGAAAGGGTTGATTTGCAACATTCCGAATCGGTTTCTAGTATTGGTAAGTATGTATCTTCTGTACATCGATGAAATTTTCTGTATTTGCGTATAAGTAAACGAGAAAGCAGAGTTTTCCTGTAACAAAATGAAGATGTAAATCATTGTAATATTCACAATTGTTGTTTCTATTGTCGTGCGTGTTATATACTATAGCAATAACTATgagatatataacatatattaaaaataatgaatttctcTAAGCTTTTTCCATGCAATTCAATAACATATTAAGTTTACTAcaggaagaaattaataatttaatatagtaATTAAACGCGAATCTCtagtgaaaataatatttatgaattagcAGAGTGTGAATGTCATAATTGCCAATGATTGCCTGTCAGTGCATTTAATTGTTAACTGGGAATATAACATACTAATCCAGGTGCAGGTGGAACAGAGGGTGGAGCTATATTCGTCACCACTTCTCTGGTGCACTACGACTCTCACCCCCAAGCCCAAGTCTGCTGTAAGCTCAGccacaataatttatattatggCACTCtatattttcaaacatttatCATGAAAACACAAGTGCGCATTATACTTCTTTAAATGTTACAAGTatcaatatatgtattgtatatgtatatacagtacatacaatatatgtattaatgattataagataaaaagaactaTTTTACGTTTAATTACATTCACgattaatgatttaaaaagtaatttcaaaGGTGATATGCAACGGCTTGTATACTTGCAACATAAGCACTTATTGActttatataactatattaaCATGAAagcttatatataaatttcgtcCTTTTTAATGATCCATCAAATTCTTAAacgatgttttatttttattgagatAACACATCTTGTGATTTGAATATCATTCATTCCTATGATAATATCCATAGCACGtagacatatgtataaattatatgtaacaGCAGATTTGAGTGTATAtcgtttgtttatatatttatatttcgtacTTGTCACGAAATAGTAGAAACAAGATTTGTTATAACTCAAAAGAgcaatgaatatattattcattatttgtcATAAATATCAATTCTTCTACCAACAGGTTCGGCAACTAGTTTAGAAGAATCGAGAGAATCAACGCCTTCGATAAgtgcattaattaaaaaatacgaaagtgATATAGAAATACTTAGTAACCCAAGTCAAAGTAGCATCGAAGTTTTGGATGAGGCTTCAAAGTTAGTAAATAGTAACGAACCTATCTACGGCTATTGAATTATTCATACATAATCGCAACCTATAGCTCCctagaaaacaaacaaaataatatatctattctcCTTTATCTACAGAGCAAATTTAACTCCTCATAGAAAGAAATCGTCGGAAGAAAAATCCGTTAGCATTGCTCCTTCACTTCTAACAATTACAGATGCGATTGGTCCAGTTATGGTTGGATTAACCGAAAGTAGTTCCTCaggtttatatttttatgtggATCTTacattattgatttattcttaaattattaataatcttaaaatagtataagtaataataattctgttTTAGGTTCATTAACTGATAGTATCTGTACAGCatatgaaaatagaaacgttaagaaatttaataacaatgaaataaataccGAAAAAGAACTTGTACCTGCCACAAATATATCTACGATGCTTGGAGGTATTTAAAATCGAAACTCTGACGCTGGTTacaaataatgtattattacttttatttttagaactCTTACAGAGTATAAAAATAGGAAGTAATAAATCTTTACTAATAAAGACTGAGGAAGAATCAAGTTCTTTAAATAGCAACGTGCAATATTCTTATACAGATTTCACTAGTGTTGATCATAGAGTGAAGcttcatataattttaaatgtctTTGAATATGAAAGCGAAGAACTCGCTTTCCTTCTTAGGGTATCATTTAATCTTACTGATAATTAGtcgttgtattattaattatttatttcgtttatttcattaatattaatatttttaggcCGATATATTGATGCACAGTTTAAAGGAGGTATTTCCAGGATGTTTAGTTTTATCTACATCAAAGATTTATATCCTTAAAATTAATGGACCAGAAGGGTAGGAAATTCCATAATCTATTCTTAATGTATGTcttataaatatcttctaatcaaatatatttttcattttataaaacagGGAGGATCCACAGCGTTGGTTGCACAAAGAATGCAGCTGGGCTATAGATAAATTGAAATCTATTGCGCCATTGCCATTTAAACAAGGCATTTTAATAGAGTTAGAACAGCCTacgaaaataaacgaagaatatGTCAACATTAGTTTCTTATGCATACTGCAAGATTTTCAGAGAAcgtcgaattttttattttatttaacaggtaataaagaaatttggtgtgtgtgtgtgtgtgtgtgtgtgtgtgtgtgtgtgtgtgtacacacacacatcatgtTGTTAGGCGATGttgttacatatattatgtttattatgtGTTAATGAATCAACGATTATCAATGCAAAATTGATCTACAGATCCTCCACTACCTGCTAATTgcaaaattgaattttctgtACCAGAACATTGTAGTACTTTAATGCACAGTTTGTTATcacgtattaaaaaagatgaaaatgatgatgacgCTGTCAGAATATTAGCGCTTTATTCTTCTGCAGTACTGAAATATCATAACATTACTACAATGTCACAGTATTCTGGATTATTGGTAACAGCATCCACGTTAGTAATATTAGAAGATAATATGCAATGGCTTTTACCAAATACTAAAGTAGTGCCGGTAGTATTGAAAGAACAAACTATGAGTAATTTAATGGGGATCGTAAGtgaatcttttgtttttttttttttttttttttttctttaattcacctttatcattaattatatcgttaaaagTGTTTGATGCTCATTTAATACACTgcataaaatgaaatgaaatcaattttaGGAACACTACGATACAATGCtgattttaaattttttaaacgagatAGTCGGCTCGGAAGAAACTTGGACCTTGGAATTTAATTCTACAGGTGCTGTCGAGGCTGTCATTAATTCAATACAATCACCATGGGAGGAACTATTTTCAGTACCTCTACAAATTACTACTAAATCGATACTGAATAGTGAACAATCGTAAAGCAGATCATTTCTATCTActaatttttgatttataataatgataaaacaatGTGCTACGGCACAAAATATGATGATAAAACTATCGCAAATCATTTGAAATGACGCtgtagaatttttaaaactGAAATTAGATGAAAGATATCATTggaagaaatttatatctatatcattgttacaattattaatattcttctcttattctttagtatataaagattttcatttgaaatatgtatataagatgaTGTATCTTTGATCTTCAATCATCAGGATTTCACAAAGAGTTTGCtactaattaatatattcttcgtATTTCGATCTTCGATACGTAAAAGTCAAATATTTACACGTAAGTCGCTGATATATATtgcttaa
The DNA window shown above is from Vespula pensylvanica isolate Volc-1 chromosome 18, ASM1446617v1, whole genome shotgun sequence and carries:
- the LOC122635346 gene encoding serine/threonine-protein kinase 11-interacting protein isoform X2, with amino-acid sequence MSESTSGLQRLSNIPDIMDLVRLLRQNGDKVLSASSKLSLSTTLLYNLNEAFLLIVDDAEDLESSFQVCNSSKIDLFRDLKFLHDFVQKTVGLKLTHYSGNAKVHIDITKFRCLKYLELKKVCIALVKGIQGIRGQLESITCAGRQGVTTVAQLLVTCGGDAGAGFVWGSLRHLSLAHNALEKLDRSFELTPWLQILDLSHNLLTSAAELDCLPNLKYVNLGYNKLEMVPAFNKSATHSLQILVLKNNYIEDISGLQGLECLTEIDLSFNCLTEHSVLWPIERMSALLWISLEGNPLSYHPKHRLFSIKHFHPCLIDNKFVLDHWPLSKSEKMLVGDNRVFPIRNIKSSGSRENFVSLSNSATSDNTLSSLDSSISQDFLIKNRGSDISARVEKSFIKNKKKTNVKEAVIAEEDHEKKDSINKSDVLSSSHLETKKQILALREKFGEVNWLSSQAGTFVQDIMGLQSSSSSTIKYHDDTNSISSEDNIDLISSIENKDLDHTNSENVTNHIAVNCKDNGNADKVEEMHDNEELNSELITPLENPANALFDLELEKGDLYLVQNRKNLNEMEELFLELTSDDIKERDTITGKVKYSWSIASVLSCVLGRGETSTVDIIFDTKRKDKQNRRYFIELEDAKKIVSTISEKMSAHPILLKVYKCMKCSTHFSHDEEYAAITYTSATAIKQLKCPTCASTLVIETNELSEMHSENEATSVHNNKYMEMPERVDLQHSESVSSIGSATSLEESRESTPSISALIKKYESDIEILSNPSQSSIEVLDEASKANLTPHRKKSSEEKSVSIAPSLLTITDAIGPVMVGLTESSSSGSLTDSICTAYENRNVKKFNNNEINTEKELVPATNISTMLGELLQSIKIGSNKSLLIKTEEESSSLNSNVQYSYTDFTSVDHRVKLHIILNVFEYESEELAFLLRADILMHSLKEVFPGCLVLSTSKIYILKINGPEGEDPQRWLHKECSWAIDKLKSIAPLPFKQGILIELEQPTKINEEYVNISFLCILQDFQRTSNFLFYLTDPPLPANCKIEFSVPEHCSTLMHSLLSRIKKDENDDDAVRILALYSSAVLKYHNITTMSQYSGLLVTASTLVILEDNMQWLLPNTKVVPVVLKEQTMSNLMGIEHYDTMLILNFLNEIVGSEETWTLEFNSTGAVEAVINSIQSPWEELFSVPLQITTKSILNSEQS
- the LOC122635346 gene encoding serine/threonine-protein kinase 11-interacting protein isoform X3, with translation MSESTSGLQRLSNIPDIMDLVRLLRQNGDKVLSASSKLSLSTTLLYNLNEAFLLIVDDAEDLESSFQVCNSSKIDLFRDLKFLHDFVQKTVGLKLTHYSGNAKVHIDITKFRCLKYLELKKVCIALVKGIQGIRGQLESITCAGRQGVTTVAQLLVTCGGDAGAGFVWGSLRHLSLAHNALEKLDRSFELTPWLQILDLSHNLLTSAAELDCLPNLKYVNLGYNKLEMVPAFNKSATHSLQILVLKNNYIEDISGLQGLECLTEIDLSFNCLTEHSVLWPIERMSALLWISLEGNPLSYHPKHRLFSIKHFHPCLIDNKFVLDHWPLSKSEKMLVGDNRVFPIRNIKSSGSRENFVSLSNSATSDNTLSSLDSSISQDFLIKNRGSDISARVEKSFIKNKKKTNVKEAVIAEEDHEKKDSINKSDVLSSSHLETKKQILALREKFGEVNWLSSQAGTFVQDIMGLQSSSSSTIKYHDDTNSISSEDNIDLISSIENKDLDHTNSENVTNHIAVNCKDNGNADKVEEMHDNEELNSELITPLENPANALFDLELEKGDLYLVQNRKNLNEMEELFLELTSDDIKERDTITGKVKYSWSIASVLSCVLGRGETSTVDIIFDTKRKDKQNRRYFIELEDAKKIVSTISEKMSAHPILLKVYKCMKCSTHFSHDEEYAAITYTSATAIKQLKCPTCASTLVIETNELSEMHSENEATSVHNNKYMEMPERVDLQHSESVSSIGAGGTEGGAIFVTTSLVHYDSHPQAQVCCSATSLEESRESTPSISALIKKYESDIEILSNPSQSSIEVLDEASKANLTPHRKKSSEEKSVSIAPSLLTITDAIGPVMVGLTESSSSGSLTDSICTAYENRNVKKFNNNEINTEKELVPATNISTMLGELLQSIKIGSNKSLLIKTEEESSSLNSNVQYSYTDFTSVDHRVKLHIILNVFEYESEELAFLLRADILMHSLKEVFPGCLVLSTSKIYILKINGPEGEDPQRWLHKECSWAIDKLKSIAPLPFKQGILIELEQPTKINEEYVNISFLCILQDFQRTSNFLFYLTDPPLPANCKIEFSVPEHCSTLMHSLLSRIKKDENDDDAVRILALYSSAVLKYHNITTMSQYSGLLVTASTNTTIQC
- the LOC122635346 gene encoding serine/threonine-protein kinase 11-interacting protein isoform X1, giving the protein MSESTSGLQRLSNIPDIMDLVRLLRQNGDKVLSASSKLSLSTTLLYNLNEAFLLIVDDAEDLESSFQVCNSSKIDLFRDLKFLHDFVQKTVGLKLTHYSGNAKVHIDITKFRCLKYLELKKVCIALVKGIQGIRGQLESITCAGRQGVTTVAQLLVTCGGDAGAGFVWGSLRHLSLAHNALEKLDRSFELTPWLQILDLSHNLLTSAAELDCLPNLKYVNLGYNKLEMVPAFNKSATHSLQILVLKNNYIEDISGLQGLECLTEIDLSFNCLTEHSVLWPIERMSALLWISLEGNPLSYHPKHRLFSIKHFHPCLIDNKFVLDHWPLSKSEKMLVGDNRVFPIRNIKSSGSRENFVSLSNSATSDNTLSSLDSSISQDFLIKNRGSDISARVEKSFIKNKKKTNVKEAVIAEEDHEKKDSINKSDVLSSSHLETKKQILALREKFGEVNWLSSQAGTFVQDIMGLQSSSSSTIKYHDDTNSISSEDNIDLISSIENKDLDHTNSENVTNHIAVNCKDNGNADKVEEMHDNEELNSELITPLENPANALFDLELEKGDLYLVQNRKNLNEMEELFLELTSDDIKERDTITGKVKYSWSIASVLSCVLGRGETSTVDIIFDTKRKDKQNRRYFIELEDAKKIVSTISEKMSAHPILLKVYKCMKCSTHFSHDEEYAAITYTSATAIKQLKCPTCASTLVIETNELSEMHSENEATSVHNNKYMEMPERVDLQHSESVSSIGAGGTEGGAIFVTTSLVHYDSHPQAQVCCSATSLEESRESTPSISALIKKYESDIEILSNPSQSSIEVLDEASKANLTPHRKKSSEEKSVSIAPSLLTITDAIGPVMVGLTESSSSGSLTDSICTAYENRNVKKFNNNEINTEKELVPATNISTMLGELLQSIKIGSNKSLLIKTEEESSSLNSNVQYSYTDFTSVDHRVKLHIILNVFEYESEELAFLLRADILMHSLKEVFPGCLVLSTSKIYILKINGPEGEDPQRWLHKECSWAIDKLKSIAPLPFKQGILIELEQPTKINEEYVNISFLCILQDFQRTSNFLFYLTDPPLPANCKIEFSVPEHCSTLMHSLLSRIKKDENDDDAVRILALYSSAVLKYHNITTMSQYSGLLVTASTLVILEDNMQWLLPNTKVVPVVLKEQTMSNLMGIEHYDTMLILNFLNEIVGSEETWTLEFNSTGAVEAVINSIQSPWEELFSVPLQITTKSILNSEQS